The Streptococcus viridans genome includes a window with the following:
- a CDS encoding HDIG domain-containing metalloprotein, with the protein MYRQDKEYMAEVGHLIQHPKLQKLKEIPHHIHSNRLEHSIHVSYTSYRISKKMGWDTKSTARGALLHDLFYYDWRQVKFNKSHAWVHPRIAVRNAKKITSLNKKEEDIILKHMWGLTLAPPRYKESFLVTMVDKYWAIKEASEPMRKKWSKRRLFHRKMLKS; encoded by the coding sequence ATGTATCGACAAGACAAAGAATATATGGCTGAAGTCGGACATTTGATCCAGCATCCCAAACTTCAAAAATTAAAGGAAATTCCCCACCATATTCATTCCAACCGTTTAGAGCATTCCATTCACGTTAGCTACACCAGCTACCGCATTTCTAAGAAGATGGGCTGGGATACCAAAAGTACAGCAAGGGGAGCTCTCTTGCACGATCTTTTTTACTACGACTGGCGGCAGGTCAAATTTAACAAGAGCCATGCCTGGGTACATCCTCGGATAGCTGTCCGAAATGCCAAAAAGATAACAAGCCTCAATAAAAAAGAAGAGGACATCATCCTCAAACATATGTGGGGCTTGACGCTTGCTCCACCTCGCTACAAAGAATCTTTCCTCGTGACCATGGTCGATAAATACTGGGCGATCAAAGAAGCCTCAGAACCAATGAGAAAAAAGTGGTCAAAGAGGAGACTTTTCCATCGAAAAATGTTAAAATCATAA